Proteins encoded together in one Lathyrus oleraceus cultivar Zhongwan6 chromosome 5, CAAS_Psat_ZW6_1.0, whole genome shotgun sequence window:
- the LOC127085690 gene encoding protein NONRESPONDING TO OXYLIPINS 2, mitochondrial, with the protein MASSQCTRRLFSISSFKSALRPTTNASPSITPHRRFSPFIRNCVYQLGSVQSLLPLHNTVATCRMVSNLSVDSRNCHDVSQVTLSCNHPGP; encoded by the exons ATGGCTTCTTCTCAATGCACTCGACGTCTTTTCTCCATCTCTTCCTTCAAATCAGCTCTCAGACCCACCACTAACGCTTCTCCTTCGATTACCCCTCACCGTCGATTCTCACCCTTTATCAG AAATTGTGTATACCAGCTTGGGAGTGTGCAATCACTTTTGCCTCTTCACAATACAGTAGCAACTTGTAGAATGGTGTCAAATCTTAGCGTTGATTCAAGGAATTGTCATGATGTTTCACAGGTTACTCTTTCTTGCAACCATCCTGGACCCTAG